Genomic segment of Pseudomonadota bacterium:
CGGGTGACAATCAGTGAATCGCGGCCCCAGTCCAGAAACCACGGGTAGCCGGCAATGACGGATTTAAGCCGGCCCCGTTTGACCAGATAATGTTCCAGCGCCAGTTCAAGGTCTTTTTCAAGCGTGATTGGTTTTCCGTCATTTTCATCTTCAGCAACTGAACTTTCTATTTTCCTCAACCCCGTTTTTCCGGTTGGTGATTCATCTTCGGTCAGGACTTCTGCTGCCAGTTCCACCGTTTCACTTCCGGCCAGGGTGGCGGTGAAATAGCCCGGGCTGAAGAGATCGGAATCCGGGTCAAGACCTCGTTCAGCCTCAAGCGGGCGATGAACCATATACAACCATTCAGGCTGCTGGATAAACCGGCCGGCTGAAATGATTGTCTGCAGCCAGTGGTCTGTTGCTGGTTTGAAAATGAAACCATCTTCCCGGCAGCTGACCGCTGCCGGCCACTGGCTTTCAGCTCCCAGGTAGGCTTTAGTGGTTTGATGAAAATTGCGATCTTCAATATCCGGCCGCAGGATCAGGGTTATTCGTTCCTGCCGGTCCAGATGACGATCATTGTCACTAACTTCCGGCCGGCTGAATGTCAGGCGGATTTTGTTGGTTCCTGAAACCATTTCCATAGTGACCATCAGGTGCACATGCTCACCCTGGCCGGTGGGAATCCGATAGTTCCACTGGCCGGCTGCGTGATAGTCAAAGATAAAGGAATGCAGGCAGTCACCATTTACGGCCTGAGAATAGCCCTGAAAAACTATCCAGGCCCGGCAGCGGCTGAACATTATCTGCCGGCCTACAGGGATTTCAGGGTCAAGATTGGCCGCCAGCAGGGCGTCGTAGCGGCTGTTGATTCTGGACCAGAGAATACTGGTCCGCATCATCGCGCCCCGGCCGTTGGTTTCCAGGAACAAAAGCGGTGTGTGCAGAATCTCTTCCCGGTTGAATTGTTTCTTGACCCGGACATCATCGAGCCTGGATAAAAGCAGCAGCGGGGCCTCGAGATGCTCAGTTTTTTCCAGGTTATATACAGTTAGCTTTAAACCCAGTGGACGATGAGCGGAGGGAATTTCCAGGGGCTTGAACAGGACAAAATGATTAGCATCTTCAGTCCGCAGGCTCTTTTCGCTACCAAGGGTTTTTTGTTCCTCCCTTAAGGATGCCCGAAAAGGAAAGGGGCTGCGCACCAGAAGGAAATGATCCGGAGGGATCATCACTTCCCGTTGGCTGTCAACGGGCCAACTCCAGCTCACAACCCGTGATTCCTCACTGTGGGGATTGCATTCCCGGCAGTAGGTTTCAGGATTATTTGTTAATTTAAACACTGCCTCAGATAGATTGAATGTCGTCAGTTGGTCAAAGCCGTGATAGTGGCAATGAATTTCCAGGGCTTTGGCCTGCCGGGCCTGGATCTCCTGGGATTTTGCCGGGATGAAAGGTTTTGCCAGCGCCTGGTTGACCAGTTCAAGATCATGAAAATCAGCTGAAAGGCAGATAGCCTGGCCGGGTTCAAGCTCCAGGAACTGCTTATGCTCATGCTCAGCCACGGTTATTTTCCGGCTGCTTAAAAGATCTATGAACTCCGGTTTAGTCGAAATGGCTGCCGGATAGTACCAGGCGGCATTTATTTTCTGTTCCAGGTTCAGGTTGACCATAATCAGTAAAAAAGTACCATCGGCTGGCTGGTAGCGGCTCAGGACAACAAAATTTCCCTCGCCTT
This window contains:
- a CDS encoding glycogen debranching enzyme N-terminal domain-containing protein, translated to MEKTITLSQEPAPGAHLLCFRGDLVTFTLNLSSPLPGYAWLRTNLGQADIGRREIIRQVEAEESPLGRDWFDLPMERLDECRHQLTVPLLEVGHFAGKCLFIPEGKNAPLWPDGDNTIINIEPADTCGANTIYNTFIRQFGPNKKARITPNQNEKHCIEDLDRHHYAAIPPSGTFRDLIVELDFIIGKLGCRIIQLLPIYPTPTTFARMGRFGSPYAALDFTSVDPGLAVFDPKATPLEQFGELVDAIHARQAVLFIDIAPNHTGWGALIHATHPEWLVRDEEGRIEVPGAWGVTWADLTRLDYRRHELWRYMAEVFLTWCQRGVDGFRCDAGYMIPVAAWKYIIAKVREQYPDTVFLLEGLGGKISVTEELLNNANFNWAYSELFQNYDRGQLEFYLPEALHISTGKGIMVNFAETHDNNRLAATSKAYARMRTALCALCSPNGAFAFTNGVEWLASEKIDVHEASSLNWGAENNLVEHIRRLNAILAVHPTFYGQVELRLIQEGEGNFVVLSRYQPADGTFLLIMVNLNLEQKINAAWYYPAAISTKPEFIDLLSSRKITVAEHEHKQFLELEPGQAICLSADFHDLELVNQALAKPFIPAKSQEIQARQAKALEIHCHYHGFDQLTTFNLSEAVFKLTNNPETYCRECNPHSEESRVVSWSWPVDSQREVMIPPDHFLLVRSPFPFRASLREEQKTLGSEKSLRTEDANHFVLFKPLEIPSAHRPLGLKLTVYNLEKTEHLEAPLLLLSRLDDVRVKKQFNREEILHTPLLFLETNGRGAMMRTSILWSRINSRYDALLAANLDPEIPVGRQIMFSRCRAWIVFQGYSQAVNGDCLHSFIFDYHAAGQWNYRIPTGQGEHVHLMVTMEMVSGTNKIRLTFSRPEVSDNDRHLDRQERITLILRPDIEDRNFHQTTKAYLGAESQWPAAVSCREDGFIFKPATDHWLQTIISAGRFIQQPEWLYMVHRPLEAERGLDPDSDLFSPGYFTATLAGSETVELAAEVLTEDESPTGKTGLRKIESSVAEDENDGKPITLEKDLELALEHYLVKRGRLKSVIAGYPWFLDWGRDSLIVTR